The genomic segment GTTCACCCGTCGCCACGCCCGTTGGAACTCACACGTCAGTTGTAATGTTATGTTCCGAATCCTGGAGTCTAGATTGAGTATAGATCCTCGAGAAGGCCCTGGCCGTTGCCAAGATTTTGGCCATGGCCAATCATAGCCCTTCTATTGGTGTATCGTGCGTTCAATCGTTGCTATGCAGTTATGCATGAGTGTGATGGTCGAACGTAACACCGCGCTGCTACCCGTACAAGCGATCTGTCATTCAATGTACACCGGTCACCATCCTGACTGATTGAGGTCTAATGCAAGAAATATCAACTAGTAAGCCAGCAACACGAACGCTGAGATCATTGTTGCGACCGATTTTGGGGAAGAAAATTGATGGGACACTTGAGTGGCTGGGTTTGAGAACGTGCCCAGCCTCGGAGACCTGAGCTCATTTTATCACATGTAAGAAGCCCAACTCTCCTCACAGTTATGGAGCAAAAGTGCTTGCTAGCAATCGTGCCATTGCATCTCGACCCAACATCAGACAGCTGTATGGCGGCATGGCCCCTCCGCCAAGAGCAAGGGTCCCCGCATATCATTTCTACAAAGTTGCAAATAAGTCGGATGGGATGACACAGGAAAACATGGAGCGTTGCACTTGCAACTAACAGCTTACTGCGGATCTATCTCTACGCAGGGTATCACAAACAATTCGTGTCGCTGCCTCCCTCGTCGTTTCTGCTGACCCGCTTATAGAACCCGAGGGCGCGTTGATTCTCAATACCCTGACTGTCATTTGTTCCTCTCTTTCTTCAATCATAACACATACCGGGCCTTCTCGACTCATGTTCGTGGTTGCAGCAGCTCCCACTCATTGCTATGGATTCTCTGCCTTCGTCTACTAACGGGACATCGTCCTCGTGGGAGTCCGTCTTGACGAATGCTCAATCCCATAAGGCGAGCATCGTGTTGCTCACTCCTACTATCGGCATCGTTCTCTGGTTCTTCGCCTCCTGGCAGACTTCTTCACTGAAAAGATACCCTGGTCCTTTCCTAGCAGGTCAGTCCAGTCACAAAAGTTTTTACCTACAGACTTCCGTCTATCCACAGAACAGAAGAGACTGTCTGGGATGCGAATAATACTTACCGTGCCCTAGGATGGACTAACCTATGGCGTCTTTGGCAAGTCATCTCAGCCGACTATGCCCCTCGAATGAAGAAGCTCCATGAGAAGTACGGGCCCGTAGTACGACTGGGCCCGAATCTCCTAGACATTGATATACCAGAGTTGGTCAAGGTCATCTACAGCACCGACGGAAAATGGACAAAGGTAGGTTCGCCAAACGACTTCCAGAACACTCAAAAACTTATCAATCGTTTCCAGTCAAACTTTTACCAGAACAGCAGTTCCATAATCAATGGCAAGATCACATATCACATGTTCAGCGAAGTCGACAATGTCGAGCACGCCAGATTGAAGAGGCCGGTGGTCCGACACTACTCCGTTCCCAGCGTGCTCGCAATGGAGCCACACATGGATCAGGTCATTGACGAGTTTTGCGATCATCTTCGAAGCCGATTCGTCGACACTGGCAAGACTTGCGACTTTGGTGACTGGTTAGCATACTGTAAGCACAACTGCCATCGCACCTTTCTTGGGCCTACTACCTAGTCTTGTACCCTTCCTCTGACATTCGGATCGCAGATGCATGGGACTTCCTCGGCTACGTCACATTCAGCAAGAAGTTTGGCTACATGGACGCAGGCCGCGACTTTGACGGCACTCTAGCCATCGGAGACCAGTCGATCGACTACCTGGGCCTCTGCGGTCAGATGCCGTGGATGGACTACTGGCTCGACAAGAACCCGGTCTATCCTCTCGGCCCACCAAATATCTCCAACGTGACCAGAATCGCTGTTGAGAACATGACTGAGCGCCTCAAAGGCGAAGATACAAACTTTACGCCCGAGAAGCCGGACTTCCTGCAGTATTTCATCGATTCCAAGGGAACGCATCCTGAAATTGTCAATGAGGGTACAATCATTGGGTACCTCCTGTTGAACTGTGAGTTCTACACTTACCCCGTCTGTCAAGATTGTGTTCGATGGGAACAGGGCTGATGCAAGATTACAGTAATCGCCGGCGCTGACACAACAGCCATCACCATGCGCGCCCTATTCTACTACTGCCTCAAGAACCCCCGCATCTGGAAGCGCCTCGAAGCCGAAGTCGTAGCCAACATCCCCAGTGACAAGCCGGCATCCCACTCCGCCGCCCGCGCCCTCCCCTACCTCGAAGCAGTCTGCCGTGAAACGACCCGCTACCACCCAGCCGTATCCATGACGATGGAGCGCATCGTCCCCGAGGGCGGCCTTGCGCTCCCCGACGGCTCCGTCGTGCCCGGCGGCTCCCTCGTCGGCATGAACCCGTACATTGTGGGCCGCAACAAGAGCGTCTACGGGGAGGACGCCGACGAGTTCCGCCCCGAGCGCTGGCTGCGGCAGGAGGCTGAGGGCGAGGAGGCGTACAAGCTGCGGATGAGGCAGTGGAACGCGGCGGATATTACGTTTGGCGGGGGGTCGCGTATTTGTCTTGGAAGGAATTTGAGTCAGATGGAGGTGTACAAGGTTGTTCCATCGCTGATTTCGAGATTCGAGATTGAGCTTGTGGATCCGAATGAGAAGTGGTGGACTAGTTCGCGGTGGTTTTACCGGACGAAAGGGGTGGTCTGTCACTTGAAGCGCAGAACCGCAAAGGCATGAGGCGGTATGACGCTAGAGGCTGTCAAATTAAACGTGGGCGAATATCACACTCATCTTGCGTTCATGAGAAGGAATCGAAAGACTGATCAATGTACTTGAAGGTtgattactattactatgcTATAACACACACGCAAACTCCATTCATGCGGTGGGCGCGAATGTGCCGTTGGCGCACTCGAAGCCGAGGTTAGGGTTGAGCGTCGGCATCGCGTTCATGCAGATGAGCTTGGGGGCGCCGCAGCTCTGGGGGTGGATCTTGATGTCTCTGGTCTGGAAGTTCTTGCAAGACGTCTGGGTGTTGCACTCAATGATGACGGCCTCGGTGTGGGTGAGGTTGGGCAGTCCAGCGTTGTACCAGCAAGGCTGCGTATCATTGTCAGCATCGATGCACTCGTCGCAAATCGAACATCTTAAGACGTGTGAGGTGTGAGAGAAAAGACTTACGTTTGTGGTGCAGGATCCGTCACCAGGGTTGTTGGTGTTGATGCTGCCGGAGAAGTGCTCCCAGGTGAAGTCCTCCATCATGACGGACGAGTTGTTGGGCCTGTCGCCGCCAGCGCTCGCCTGGTTGAAGTAGGTCTGTGTAACAAAGATGGGGAAGGTAACGTTGTCGAGGCGGATGTTGCTCCAGGTGATATTCTTCGCCAACCCCTGCCCACCAATCCAGCTCTTGAAGCGCGCAGCATACAGCCCGCCGTGGACATCCACGTCCTCGAAGCGGATGTTCTTCACATCAGCTACAGAGGCGACCTTTGAGCCCAGCGAGCCGACGCTCATGCCGTGGGTCTCGAAGCCGATGGTGGCGTGCTTGAAGAGGACGTTGTTGGCGCCGTCGTTGATGGCGATGGCGTCGTCGCCGTTGAAGATGTTGCTGTTTGTGATGGTCACGTCCGTTGCACCGACGTCGAAGCCGTCTGTGTTGAAGGGGAAACTGCTCGTCTCGGAGCGGGCGTCGATGACGGTGTCAGAGATTGTGATGTTCTTGCCCTTGATGGAGAAGTTCCAGCCGATGGGCTTGAGGGACTTCATGTTCTTCATGATGCCGTTGGTGACGCTGAACTGCATGAGATGGGGCCGGTTGGGCGTGCCGGCCTCGCCGGGCTTGTTGGCGTCCCACCAGGCTTGTCCATGGGACTTGATCCATCCGGCGTGAGGCTGTAGAAGGGTATTGTGAGTATGAATGAGATTTTGTCAGGGTATTACAGTCAGAAAACATACATCAGTCGAGGCAATCCATTGGACGTTGGTGCCGCCGATTTGGAACCATGTGAGCGTGCCGCCCTTGGCAGAAACAAGAGCCTGAACGGTGGGGATGTCCTCGGGCAGAGTGATGTTGCCGTTGACGGTGATGACGACGTTGGAAAGCTTGGTGGCGACAATCGGCTCGTAGGCCTTGTACTCGACGCCCTCACGGAAGATGATCTCGGCATTGCTAGCGCACTTGGTGAACGCCTCGGCGATGGCAGCCGCGTCCGATGTCGCATTGCTGGAGGGCGAAATAACGCATTTGGTCGTCTGCGCGAGCGCGGGGGCCGCGAGAGAGAATGCCACTGGCAGCAGGTTGCGGTACAGCATGACGGCGGCGAAGAATGTAGAGACCGTGGGTTGACGTTGGGAGAGAGGGTGAGCAGCTCAGTAGCGACTCAAGCAATCGTAAACACAGGTAAACTAACCTATGGCCCCCCCGGTTACCTAACCTGACCATAGGAAAAAGGACGTAACCTAACTAATTTTCtaattagctagtttaattactataggactaactaagcggatttttaattaactaaaaaatccttagctaagtatagactatttttattaattataacttatattactaattatatacctcttaccttattatataaatagcccctattatacccctattaacttcgtatcctatttattatttatttatattaagcccTTTATAAAGggggttattaatttatttttttactccctaattaatttataaccggttctaaattaattctacttattataatctcctataagtatttagtaagttatattttttaaaagtattttagaattatttttaaactagtttacaactaattttaaataaaaagcgtactaagattactatttaaatattcttaGCCCTAAGGgtaatcttatttattataaaaacctacccctttttaaatataataaaatatataattaagaactagTTTAGGATtagtttagaactaatttataattatttaggataataagattaagtttatacttaataaagtatattataaattcttagttaataataaaaaggttacttatataattataagcaattcctaagtaattcgGAACTAATCCTAAACTAATTCTAAATtcttaaaaaacttaatttatttttaaaagtaatttttatacttatatttataagtataaggttaataatatcttaatacgtattaagagctataaaataagtactaagtcggttaatataaataataaggctttAAATAAGTCATTtagaactattttaaaactaattaagaactagtttaaaattagttaactaattatttatttagctttttataataagttaaaaaaagtttataaaaactataaagtcCATAGCCCcctctttactcttttttaaaaaaaaaaggctagatctcttattccctttttaaaagtccctatatataataagggaagtaaaaaagttataaataattttagagtaattcctagcttattttaaactaattcttactttttatctaacttaatatagttattatacgtcgtattattaatataaatattaagtttaaatatacctcttatagttcttaaaaaaagtataagttattttaaaactaatttagaattaattataaactaattctaaactatttaGCTTACTCcccctcttagcttaatagtttttattagctttaataaaagttctcTTAGGTCAAAGaagaagtaaaaaaaaaaaaattattacctctttttttaaaaatatttctatttaaaaaaatcctaTTATAATCGATTCTAacaatattataaataaaaataaag from the Colletotrichum lupini chromosome 3, complete sequence genome contains:
- a CDS encoding benzoate 4-monooxygenase cytochrome P450, coding for MDSLPSSTNGTSSSWESVLTNAQSHKASIVLLTPTIGIVLWFFASWQTSSLKRYPGPFLAVISADYAPRMKKLHEKYGPVVRLGPNLLDIDIPELVKVIYSTDGKWTKSNFYQNSSSIINGKITYHMFSEVDNVEHARLKRPVVRHYSVPSVLAMEPHMDQVIDEFCDHLRSRFVDTGKTCDFGDWLAYYAWDFLGYVTFSKKFGYMDAGRDFDGTLAIGDQSIDYLGLCGQMPWMDYWLDKNPVYPLGPPNISNVTRIAVENMTERLKGEDTNFTPEKPDFLQYFIDSKGTHPEIVNEGTIIGYLLLNLIAGADTTAITMRALFYYCLKNPRIWKRLEAEVVANIPSDKPASHSAARALPYLEAVCRETTRYHPAVSMTMERIVPEGGLALPDGSVVPGGSLVGMNPYIVGRNKSVYGEDADEFRPERWLRQEAEGEEAYKLRMRQWNAADITFGGGSRICLGRNLSQMEVYKVVPSLISRFEIELVDPNEKWWTSSRWFYRTKGVVCHLKRRTAKA